A window of the Lolium perenne isolate Kyuss_39 chromosome 7, Kyuss_2.0, whole genome shotgun sequence genome harbors these coding sequences:
- the LOC127323782 gene encoding F-box protein At3g07870 isoform X2, with protein MARQEATTIECVGFLTEDIIKEILIRLPARSLLRFRSVSKQWRNLLSSPNFILAHLQHASQRLLLFSDRDLSTPLRIQSNIFDEAWSPSSSGYSADDLFASCNGLLCFNEESSLKICNPMTGHSLHIVKPVRTSDCQFRCEYAFGFHPKTNKYKIIHFMHEFHGQGSPCRVDSIQVYTLGEEEWREIRVPSAHLLLSLGVVNVDGAMHWITGPNGGCSDIAVMSFDLNEEVFTSVRPPTLQQEKKARYCTCAYSITEIDGKVCFVITLTHSRLQSPEQYNAPGEFNIWMLDCHSKQKWLPMYTIIWPPGFWSTVRPPVFIHGRKVLLQDIGGQLWSYDVTANSCQLQISSQRMVASHRRPRVVHSYFYKEFFKQEAQSAQL; from the coding sequence ATGGCAAGACAAGAAGCCACTACAATTGAGTGTGTTGGATTTCTCACCGAAGACATCATCAAGGAGATACTTATCAGACTCCCTGCGAGAAGTTTACTTCGGTTCCGCAGCGTATCCAAGCAATGGCGCAATCTACTCAGCAGCCCAAACTTCATATTGGCACACTTGCAGCATGCATCGCAACGCCTCCTCCTCTTTTCTGATAGAGATTTATCCACGCCTCTTCGTATTCAGTCAAACATCTTTGATGAAGCATGGTCCCCATCATCGTCTGGTTATTCGGCCGATGACCTTTTTGCGTCCTGCAATGGCCTGCTCTGTTTCAACGAGGAATCCTCACTGAAGATCTGCAACCCCATGACAGGTCACTCTCTGCACATTGTAAAACCAGTGAGGACATCGGATTGTCAATTCCGCTGTGAATATGCCTTCGGGTTTCACCCCAAAACCAACAAATACAAGATTATACATTTTATGCACGAGTTCCACGGCCAAGGAAGTCCCTGCCGGGTGGATTCGATACAGGTGTACACCCTTGGTGAAGAGGAGTGGAGAGAGATAAGAGTTCCAAGCGCTCATTTGTTGCTGTCATTAGGAGTTGTCAATGTGGATGGAGCTATGCACTGGATAACAGGGCCAAATGGTGGATGTTCAGATATCGCGGTGATGTCATTTGATCTCAACGAAGAGGTGTTCACATCAGTTCGTCCTCCAACACTGCAGCAAGAAAAGAAGGCCCGCTATTGCACGTGCGCTTACTCTATAACAGAGATAGATGGAAAGGTATGCTTTGTGATCACGTTAACACATTCCCGTCTGCAAAGCCCAGAGCAGTACAATGCTCCTGGGGAGTTCAATATCTGGATGCTCGACTGCCACAGCAAGCAGAAGTGGTTGCCCATGTACACCATCATATGGCCACCTGGATTCTGGTCTACTGTTCGCCCGCCGGTTTTCATCCACGGGAGGAAGGTGCTGCTGCAAGACATTGGTGGCCAACTGTGGTCGTACGATGTTACAGCCAATAGCTGTCAGCTTCAGATAagctctcagaggatggtggcaaGCCACCGTCGCCCCAGAGTGGTGCATTCCTATTTCTACAAGGAGTTTTTTAAACAGGAGGCACAAAGtgcccagctttaa
- the LOC127323782 gene encoding putative F-box protein At1g32420 isoform X1, with translation MWSAAASACWQTSVEEALRLGSIGPFLDKDLAAMARQEATTIECVGFLTEDIIKEILIRLPARSLLRFRSVSKQWRNLLSSPNFILAHLQHASQRLLLFSDRDLSTPLRIQSNIFDEAWSPSSSGYSADDLFASCNGLLCFNEESSLKICNPMTGHSLHIVKPVRTSDCQFRCEYAFGFHPKTNKYKIIHFMHEFHGQGSPCRVDSIQVYTLGEEEWREIRVPSAHLLLSLGVVNVDGAMHWITGPNGGCSDIAVMSFDLNEEVFTSVRPPTLQQEKKARYCTCAYSITEIDGKVCFVITLTHSRLQSPEQYNAPGEFNIWMLDCHSKQKWLPMYTIIWPPGFWSTVRPPVFIHGRKVLLQDIGGQLWSYDVTANSCQLQISSQRMVASHRRPRVVHSYFYKEFFKQEAQSAQL, from the exons ATGTGGTCCGCTGCGGCGTCTGCTTGTTGGCAGACCTCTGTGGAAGAGGCGCTTCGGCTTGG GAGTATTGGACCCTTTCTGGACAAAGATCTGGCTGCAATGGCAAGACAAGAAGCCACTACAATTGAGTGTGTTGGATTTCTCACCGAAGACATCATCAAGGAGATACTTATCAGACTCCCTGCGAGAAGTTTACTTCGGTTCCGCAGCGTATCCAAGCAATGGCGCAATCTACTCAGCAGCCCAAACTTCATATTGGCACACTTGCAGCATGCATCGCAACGCCTCCTCCTCTTTTCTGATAGAGATTTATCCACGCCTCTTCGTATTCAGTCAAACATCTTTGATGAAGCATGGTCCCCATCATCGTCTGGTTATTCGGCCGATGACCTTTTTGCGTCCTGCAATGGCCTGCTCTGTTTCAACGAGGAATCCTCACTGAAGATCTGCAACCCCATGACAGGTCACTCTCTGCACATTGTAAAACCAGTGAGGACATCGGATTGTCAATTCCGCTGTGAATATGCCTTCGGGTTTCACCCCAAAACCAACAAATACAAGATTATACATTTTATGCACGAGTTCCACGGCCAAGGAAGTCCCTGCCGGGTGGATTCGATACAGGTGTACACCCTTGGTGAAGAGGAGTGGAGAGAGATAAGAGTTCCAAGCGCTCATTTGTTGCTGTCATTAGGAGTTGTCAATGTGGATGGAGCTATGCACTGGATAACAGGGCCAAATGGTGGATGTTCAGATATCGCGGTGATGTCATTTGATCTCAACGAAGAGGTGTTCACATCAGTTCGTCCTCCAACACTGCAGCAAGAAAAGAAGGCCCGCTATTGCACGTGCGCTTACTCTATAACAGAGATAGATGGAAAGGTATGCTTTGTGATCACGTTAACACATTCCCGTCTGCAAAGCCCAGAGCAGTACAATGCTCCTGGGGAGTTCAATATCTGGATGCTCGACTGCCACAGCAAGCAGAAGTGGTTGCCCATGTACACCATCATATGGCCACCTGGATTCTGGTCTACTGTTCGCCCGCCGGTTTTCATCCACGGGAGGAAGGTGCTGCTGCAAGACATTGGTGGCCAACTGTGGTCGTACGATGTTACAGCCAATAGCTGTCAGCTTCAGATAagctctcagaggatggtggcaaGCCACCGTCGCCCCAGAGTGGTGCATTCCTATTTCTACAAGGAGTTTTTTAAACAGGAGGCACAAAGtgcccagctttaa